A section of the Hevea brasiliensis isolate MT/VB/25A 57/8 chromosome 17, ASM3005281v1, whole genome shotgun sequence genome encodes:
- the LOC110656940 gene encoding UDP-glucose 6-dehydrogenase 1: MVKICCIGAGYVGGPTMAVIALKCPSIEVAVVDISVSRIAAWNGDQLPIYEPGLDEVVKQCRGNNLFFSTDIEKHVFEADIIFVSVNTPTKTRGLGAGKAADLTYWESAARMIADVSKSNKIVVEKSTVPVKTAEAIEKILTHNSRGIKYQILSNPEFLAEGTAIQDLFNPDRVLIGGRETPEGQKAIQALKDVYAQWVPEDRIISTNLWSAELSKLAANAFLAQRISSVNAMSALCEATGADVSQVSHAVGKDTRIGPKFLQASVGFGGSCFQKDILNLVYICECNGLPEVANYWKQVIKINDYQKNRFVNRLVSSMFNTVSGKKIAILGFAFKKDTGDTRETPAIDVCKGLLGDKARLSIYDPQVTEDQIQRDLSLNKFDWDHPVHLQPMSPSAVKQVSVVWDAYEATKDAHGICILTEWDEFKTLDYQRIFDNMQKPAFVFDGRNVVNVDKLREIGFIVYSIGKPLDPWLQDMPAVA, translated from the coding sequence ATGGTGAAGATCTGTTGCATTGGTGCTGGTTATGTTGGGGGTCCTACCATGGCAGTTATTGCATTGAAGTGCCCCTCAATTGAAGTAGCTGTTGTTGACATCTCAGTTTCTAGAATTGCAGCATGGAATGGTGATCAACTTCCCATTTATGAGCCAGGCCTTGACGAGGTGGTGAAGCAGTGCAGAGGAAACAACCTTTTCTTCAGCACAGACATTGAAAAACATGTCTTTGAAGCAGACATAATCTTTGTTTCTGTTAACACCCCGACAAAAACTCGGGGCCTTGGAGCAGGCAAAGCTGCTGACTTGACTTATTGGGAGAGTGCGGCCCGAATGATTGCCGATGTATCAAAATCCAACAAGATTGTTGTTGAGAAATCTACTGTTCCTGTGAAAACTGCTGAGGCAATTGAAAAAATCCTGACCCATAATAGTAGAGGAATCAAATACCAGATTCTTTCCAACCCAGAATTTCTTGCAGAGGGGACCGCAATTCAGGACCTCTTTAACCCTGACAGGGTTCTCATTGGAGGGAGGGAAACCCCAGAAGGCCAAAAGGCCATTCAGGCTCTTAAAGATGTATATGCTCAATGGGTTCCTGAAGATAGAATCATTTCAACCAATCTCTGGTCAGCAGAGCTCTCAAAGCTAGCCGCAAATGCCTTTCTGGCACAGAGGATTTCTTCTGTGAATGCAATGTCAGCTCTCTGTGAAGCAACTGGGGCAGATGTTTCACAAGTTTCCCACGCTGTTGGCAAGGACACCAGAATTGGTCCTAAGTTCCTACAAGCAAGTGTTGGTTTTGGAGGATCTTGCTTTCAGAAGGACATCCTCAACTTGGTCTACATTTGTGAGTGCAATGGCCTACCTGAAGTTGCTAACTATTGGAAACAAGTTATTAAGATTAATGACTATCAGAAGAACCGATTCGTCAATAGGTTAGTCTCCTCAATGTTCAATACAGTTTCAGGTAAAAAAATTGCCATCCTTGGTTTTGCATTCAAGAAAGATACTGGTGACACAAGGGAAACACCAGCAATTGATGTGTGCAAAGGCTTGCTAGGTGATAAGGCACGCTTGAGCATATACGATCCACAAGTGACTGAGGATCAGATCCAGAGGGATCTGTCATTGAACAAGTTTGATTGGGATCATCCAGTTCACCTTCAACCAATGAGCCCTAGTGCTGTGAAGCAAGTGAGTGTGGTATGGGATGCTTATGAGGCCACCAAGGATGCTCATGGGATCTGCATTCTTACCGAGTGGGACGAATTCAAAACCCTTGATTACCAGAGGATTTTTGACAATATGCAGAAGCCTGCATTTGTGTTTGATGGAAGAAATGTTGTGAATGTTGACAAGTTGAGGGAGATTGGTTTCATTGTTTACTCCATTGGGAAACCACTGGATCCATGGCTACAAGACATGCCTGCTGTGGCATGA
- the LOC110656941 gene encoding diacylglycerol kinase 1-like isoform X1, whose amino-acid sequence MDDDREIGMLLPGWNNPTESRIFILSCFIAALVGILTIAYTAFQWRRNINLNWMKAIARSKKNPKARHKVPVALHNWVLESISRGKNLNCCVCLNSMTPQTLGPMVASDSFIHHCSTCGVAAHLSCSSSAHKDCKCVSMVGLENVMHQWALRWTEMTDQPDETSFCSSCEEPCSGSFLSGSPIWCCLWCQRLLHVDCHSSTSNETGDICDLGPFRRLILSPLHVKELNSSGGFLSSITHGANEIASSVRASIRSQSKKYKHGNESSVDTGNSGSTCDPSTESTADAHPTVNGFHGVGESCNGSLNVGSPRHGGSVDRMDSKHSFKRSGSLNQKDEYQILGMKQRYEIIDLPPDARPLLVFINKKSGAQRGDSLRQRLNFLLNPVQVFELSSTEGPEVGLYFFRKVPHFRVLVCGGDGTVGWVLNAIDKQNFISPPPLAILPAGTGNDLARVLCWGGGLGSVERQGGLCTLLHHIEHAAVTILDRWKVAIVNHGKQLQSPKFMNNYLGVGCDAKVALDIHNLREENPEKFYNQFMNKVLYAREGARSIMDRTFADFPWQVRVEVDGVDIEVPEDAEGVLVANIGSYMGGVDLWQNEDESYDNFDPQSMHDKILEVVSISGTWHLGKLQVGLSRARRLAQGQSIKIQLLAALPVQIDGEPWFQQPCTLVVSHHGQAFMLKRAAEEPLGHAAAIITDVLENAETNHVINASQKKALLQEMALRLT is encoded by the exons ATGGATGATGATAGAGAAATTGGGATGTTGCTTCCTGGTTGGAACAATCCAACTGAGTCTCGCATTTTTATTTTATCTTGCTTTATTGCTGCTTTAGTTGGTATTTTGACAATAGCTTACACGGCTTTCCAATGGAGAAGAAACATTAATCTAAATTGGATGAAAGCGATAGCCAGGTCAAAGAAAAACCCAAAGGCAAGGCACAAGGTTCCTGTAGCTCTTCATAATTGGGTTCTTGAATCTATATCTCGTGGAAAGAATCTAAATTGCTGTGTCTGCTTAAACTCCATGACTCCTCAAACTCTTGGTCCTATGGTGGCATCAGACAGTTTTATTCACCATTGTAGCACTTGTGGTGTAGCAGCACACCTAAGTTGTTCTTCAAGTGCACACAAGGATTGCAAGTGTGTGTCTATGGTTGGACTTGAGAATGTGATGCACCAATGGGCTCTTCGATGGACAGAGATGACAGACCAACCTGATGAAACTTCCTTTTGTAGTTCTTGTGAAGAGCCATGTAGTGGGTCTTTTCTTAGTGGATCCCCTATATGGTGTTGCTTGTGGTGTCAACGACTTCTACATGTTGATTGTCACAGTAGCACATCTAATGAAACCGGTGATATTTGTGATTTAGGTCCATTTAGAAGGCTGATTTTATCACCGCTTCATGTTAAGGAATTGAATTCATCAGGCGGATTTTTGAGTTCTATCACACATGGAGCAAATGAGATTGCTTCTTCAGTGCGTGCAAGTATTAGGAGTCAGAGCAAGAAATACAAGCATGGTAATGAATCCTCTGTTGACACAGGTAATAGTGGTAGCACTTGTGACCCATCCACAGAAAGCACAGCTGATGCTCATCCTACAGTAAATGGTTTTCATGGTGTGGGGGAAAGCTGTAATGGTAGCTTGAATGTGGGGAGTCCTCGCCATGGTGGTAGTGTAGATAGGATGGACTCAAAACATAGTTTTAAAAGAAGTGGCTCGCTTAATCAGAAGGATGAGTATCAGATATTAGGAATGAAACAGAGATATGAAATAATTGATTTGCCTCCTGATGCAAGACCATTGTTAGTCTTCATCAACAAGAAGAGTGGGGCTCAGCGTGGAGATTCCCTCAGGCAGCGATTGAACTTTCTTTTGAATCCTGTTCAG GTATTTGAATTGAGCTCAACAGAGGGGCCAGAAGTAGGCCTTTATTTTTTCAGGAAGGTGCCTCACTTCAGAGTTCTTGTATGTGGTGGAGATGGTACTGTTGGTTGGGTTTTGAATGCCATAgacaagcaaaatttcatttctCCTCCACCTTTAGCTATTCTTCCTGCTGGAACTGGAAATGACCTGGCTAGGGTACTATGCTGGGGAGGTGGTCTGGGCTCAGTTGAGAGACAAGGAGGTCTTTGCACGTTATTACACCATATAGAGCATGCTGCGGTAACTATTCTTGATCGGTGGAAGGTGGCTATTGTAAATCACGGAAAGCAACTTCAGTCGCCTAAATTTATGAACAACTATCTTG GAGTTGGGTGTGATGCAAAAGTTGCACTGGATATCCACAATCTGAGGGAGGAAAATCCAGAGAAATTTTATAACCAG TTTATGAACAAAGTTCTCTATGCAAGAGAAGGTGCTAGGAGTATAATGGATAGGACATTTGCAGACTTTCCATGGCAAGTTAGAGTGGAAGTGGATGGTGTCGACATAGAGGTCCCTGAG GATGCTGAGGGTGTACTTGTTGCAAACATTGGAAGCTATATGGGTGGTGTAGACCTTTGGCAAAATGAGGATGAATCCTATGATAATTTTGATCCGCAATCCATGCATGATAAGATACTAGAGGTTGTGAGCATATCTGGAACATGGCACCTTGGAAAGCTTCAG GTGGGTCTTTCTCGTGCTCGAAGGCTAGCACAGGGCCAGTCAATAAAGATACAGCTTCTTGCTGCATTGCCTGTACAGATTGATGGAGAACCTTGGTTTCAGCAGCCATGTACTTTGGTTGTATCCCATCATGGACAg GCTTTCATGTTAAAGAGGGCAGCTGAGGAACCTCTTGGTCATGCAGCTGCCATAATTACTGATGTACTTGAGAATGCTGAAACTAACCATGTAATTAATGCTTCACAGAAGAAAGCACTTCTTCAAGAAATGGCACTTAGGCTGACCTAG
- the LOC110656941 gene encoding diacylglycerol kinase 1-like isoform X2 — translation MDDDREIGMLLPGWNNPTESRIFILSCFIAALVGILTIAYTAFQWRRNINLNWMKAIARSKKNPKARHKVPVALHNWVLESISRGKNLNCCVCLNSMTPQTLGPMVASDSFIHHCSTCGVAAHLSCSSSAHKDCKCVSMVGLENVMHQWALRWTEMTDQPDETSFCSSCEEPCSGSFLSGSPIWCCLWCQRLLHVDCHSSTSNETGDICDLGPFRRLILSPLHVKELNSSGGFLSSITHGANEIASSVRASIRSQSKKYKHGNESSVDTGNSGSTCDPSTESTADAHPTVNGFHGVGESCNGSLNVGSPRHGGSVDRMDSKHSFKRSGSLNQKDEYQILGMKQRYEIIDLPPDARPLLVFINKKSGAQRGDSLRQRLNFLLNPVQVFELSSTEGPEVGLYFFRKVPHFRVLVCGGDGTVGWVLNAIDKQNFISPPPLAILPAGTGNDLARVLCWGGGLGSVERQGGLCTLLHHIEHAAVTILDRWKVAIVNHGKQLQSPKFMNNYLGVGCDAKVALDIHNLREENPEKFYNQFMNKVLYAREGARSIMDRTFADFPWQVRVEVDGVDIEVPEDAEGVLVANIGSYMGGVDLWQNEDESYDNFDPQSMHDKILEVVSISGTWHLGKLQVGLSRARRLAQGQSIKIQLLAALPVQIDGEPWFQQPCTLVVSHHGQLCQLYINASASTMLEAVLFLAQSCDAYAITFKLSVILVSVST, via the exons ATGGATGATGATAGAGAAATTGGGATGTTGCTTCCTGGTTGGAACAATCCAACTGAGTCTCGCATTTTTATTTTATCTTGCTTTATTGCTGCTTTAGTTGGTATTTTGACAATAGCTTACACGGCTTTCCAATGGAGAAGAAACATTAATCTAAATTGGATGAAAGCGATAGCCAGGTCAAAGAAAAACCCAAAGGCAAGGCACAAGGTTCCTGTAGCTCTTCATAATTGGGTTCTTGAATCTATATCTCGTGGAAAGAATCTAAATTGCTGTGTCTGCTTAAACTCCATGACTCCTCAAACTCTTGGTCCTATGGTGGCATCAGACAGTTTTATTCACCATTGTAGCACTTGTGGTGTAGCAGCACACCTAAGTTGTTCTTCAAGTGCACACAAGGATTGCAAGTGTGTGTCTATGGTTGGACTTGAGAATGTGATGCACCAATGGGCTCTTCGATGGACAGAGATGACAGACCAACCTGATGAAACTTCCTTTTGTAGTTCTTGTGAAGAGCCATGTAGTGGGTCTTTTCTTAGTGGATCCCCTATATGGTGTTGCTTGTGGTGTCAACGACTTCTACATGTTGATTGTCACAGTAGCACATCTAATGAAACCGGTGATATTTGTGATTTAGGTCCATTTAGAAGGCTGATTTTATCACCGCTTCATGTTAAGGAATTGAATTCATCAGGCGGATTTTTGAGTTCTATCACACATGGAGCAAATGAGATTGCTTCTTCAGTGCGTGCAAGTATTAGGAGTCAGAGCAAGAAATACAAGCATGGTAATGAATCCTCTGTTGACACAGGTAATAGTGGTAGCACTTGTGACCCATCCACAGAAAGCACAGCTGATGCTCATCCTACAGTAAATGGTTTTCATGGTGTGGGGGAAAGCTGTAATGGTAGCTTGAATGTGGGGAGTCCTCGCCATGGTGGTAGTGTAGATAGGATGGACTCAAAACATAGTTTTAAAAGAAGTGGCTCGCTTAATCAGAAGGATGAGTATCAGATATTAGGAATGAAACAGAGATATGAAATAATTGATTTGCCTCCTGATGCAAGACCATTGTTAGTCTTCATCAACAAGAAGAGTGGGGCTCAGCGTGGAGATTCCCTCAGGCAGCGATTGAACTTTCTTTTGAATCCTGTTCAG GTATTTGAATTGAGCTCAACAGAGGGGCCAGAAGTAGGCCTTTATTTTTTCAGGAAGGTGCCTCACTTCAGAGTTCTTGTATGTGGTGGAGATGGTACTGTTGGTTGGGTTTTGAATGCCATAgacaagcaaaatttcatttctCCTCCACCTTTAGCTATTCTTCCTGCTGGAACTGGAAATGACCTGGCTAGGGTACTATGCTGGGGAGGTGGTCTGGGCTCAGTTGAGAGACAAGGAGGTCTTTGCACGTTATTACACCATATAGAGCATGCTGCGGTAACTATTCTTGATCGGTGGAAGGTGGCTATTGTAAATCACGGAAAGCAACTTCAGTCGCCTAAATTTATGAACAACTATCTTG GAGTTGGGTGTGATGCAAAAGTTGCACTGGATATCCACAATCTGAGGGAGGAAAATCCAGAGAAATTTTATAACCAG TTTATGAACAAAGTTCTCTATGCAAGAGAAGGTGCTAGGAGTATAATGGATAGGACATTTGCAGACTTTCCATGGCAAGTTAGAGTGGAAGTGGATGGTGTCGACATAGAGGTCCCTGAG GATGCTGAGGGTGTACTTGTTGCAAACATTGGAAGCTATATGGGTGGTGTAGACCTTTGGCAAAATGAGGATGAATCCTATGATAATTTTGATCCGCAATCCATGCATGATAAGATACTAGAGGTTGTGAGCATATCTGGAACATGGCACCTTGGAAAGCTTCAG GTGGGTCTTTCTCGTGCTCGAAGGCTAGCACAGGGCCAGTCAATAAAGATACAGCTTCTTGCTGCATTGCCTGTACAGATTGATGGAGAACCTTGGTTTCAGCAGCCATGTACTTTGGTTGTATCCCATCATGGACAg CTTTGCCAGTTGTACATCAATGCATCAGCATCCACCATGCTTGAGGCAGTTTTATTTTTAGCACAATCCTGTGATGCTTATGCAATCACTTTTAAGCTGTCTGTTATTTTAGTAAGTGTCTCAACTTAA
- the LOC110656899 gene encoding NAC domain-containing protein 101-like codes for MDGQSEILTELPVGYRFLPTDEELVTHYLMNKVLYKPLPAHVAQDINASQFYSKPPNNIVTFSSGEREWYFFIYLDADFLGENKAIRNVGDGIGFWKSSGQEKPICNSDGNVFALRFHFTYFSGTLSNAKKTHWKMDEYRLPTQCDTDHNFKGEGWVLGRLRRGMEYNSCF; via the exons ATGGATGGCCAGAGTGAAATTCTCACAGAACTCCCAGTTGGGTACAGATTCTTGCCCACTGATGAAGAATTGGTTACTCATTATTTGATGAACAAGGTGTTATATAAGCCTCTTCCTGCCCATGTTGCTCAGGACATTAATGCCAGTCAATTTTACAGCAAGCCTCCTAATAACAttg TGACTTTCTCAAGCGGAGAAAGGGAGTGgtattttttcatttatttagatGCAGATTTTCTTGGAGAAAATAAAGCAATTAGAAATGTGGGAGATGGAATAGGGTTTTGGAAATCAAGCGGGCAAGAAAAACCCATTTGCAACTCAGATGGAAATGTTTTTGCCCTCAGGTTTCATTTTACCTACTTCTCAGGAACCCTTTCAAATGCCAAGAAAACACATTGGAAGATGGATGAATACCGATTGCCCACTCAATGTGACACTGATCACAACTTCAAG GGAGAGGGATGGGTACTAGGAAGACTGAGAAGAGGAATGGAGTACAATAGTTGTTTCTAG
- the LOC110656888 gene encoding UDP-glycosyltransferase 83A1-like: MARKSVAAGGSSFKNFRVFIEELGSSWKPHVMVIPYPVQGHVMPLMKLAYKLADHGIKVTFVNSDSMHGKIMAAVPEKLKEKIPIILVSISDGSESNREPKNQLEILKSISSFMPVNLQKLIEDINGLNNDEQISCIIADVSAGWALEVAKKMGIKCAAVSPYGLGNLVSQLQAPKLIEAGVIDADGILTKDELTCLSKAVPGWNMKELSWSFPGVPEVQKLIFAHFIRNLVEHIKISDWLLANSFYELEPLACDFIPDALPIGPLFASNHLGPFPGNFWPEGSICLSWLDEQPAGSVIYAAFGSSAVCNQQQFNELAHGLEILGKPFLWVVRSNFTSGLLAEFPDGYLERVANYGKILEWAPQEKVLAHPSVACFLSHCGWNSTMEGVCMGVPFLCWPFYVDQFSNSTYICETWKVGLKLIPDENGIVTRHEIKGKVEKLLSDTDIKANSLKLKEMAGNSISEGGSSSKNFLSFIEQIKQ, encoded by the exons ATGGCAAGAAAGAGTGTCGCTGCAGGTGGatcttctttcaagaattttcgAGTCTTTATTGAAGAATTAGGAAGTTCCTG GAAACCTCATGTGATGGTTATACCATACCCAGTACAAGGTCATGTTATGCCTCTCATGAAGCTGGCATACAAACTGGCTGACCATGGGATCAAGGTCACATTTGTCAACTCCGACTCCATGCATGGAAAAATCATGGCTGCAGTGCCAGAGAAACTGAAGGAGAAAATCCCAATAATCTTAGTTTCTATTTCTGATGGATCGGAGTCCAATCGTGAACCAAAAAATCAATTGGAAATACTAAAGAGTATATCAAGTTTTATGCCAGTCAATTTGCAGAAGTTGATTGAAGACATTAACGGGTTGAACAATGATGAGCAAATATCTTGCATCATTGCGGATGTATCAGCTGGGTGGGCTTTGGAAGTAGCAAAGAAAATGGGCATTAAGTGTGCTGCAGTTTCACCTTATGGACTAGGAAACTTGGTCTCACAACTACAGGCTCCAAAGCTTATTGAAGCTGGAGTCATAGATGCTGATG GAATTCTAACAAAAGATGAGCTTACCTGTCTGTCAAAGGCAGTTCCTGGCTGGAATATGAAAGAGCTCTCATGGAGCTTCCCAGGTGTACCAGAGGTGCAGAAACTCATATTTGCACATTTTATTCGTAACCTTGTAGAACACATCAAAATTTCCGATTGGCTTCTGGCCAATTCATTTTATGAACTCGAGCCATTAGCCTGCGATTTTATTCCTGACGCCTTACCTATCGGCCCATTGTTTGCAAGCAATCATTTGGGACCTTTTCCGGGAAATTTTTGGCCTGAGGGTTCAATTTGCTTGAGCTGGCTCGATGAGCAACCTGCAGGCTCAGTCATCTATGCTGCATTTGGCAGCTCGGCAGTCTGCAACCAGCAACAATTTAATGAATTGGCACATGGCCTTGAGATCCTAGGCAAGCCATTTTTATGGGTTGTAAGATCAAATTTTACCAGCGGATTGCTTGCAGAATTCCCTGATGGATACCTAGAGAGAGTAGCCAACTATGGGAAGATACTGGAATGGGCTCCTCAAGAGAAGGTGTTGGCTCACCCTTCTGTAGCATGTTTCTTGTCTCATTGTGGATGGAACTCAACAATGGAGGGAGTATGCATGGGAGTACCTTTTCTATGTTGGCCTTTCTATGTAGATCAATTCAGCAACAGCACTTACATATGTGAAACTTGGAAGGTTGGTCTAAAGCTAATCCCAGATGAAAACGGGATTGTAACTAGGCATGAAATCAAAGGAAAGGTAGAGAAACTGCTCTCCGACACAGATATCAAGGCCAACTCACTGAAACTCAAGGAGATGGCTGGAAACAGCATCAGTGAAGGTGGATCTTCTTCCAAGAATTTCTTAAGCTTTATTGAACAGATAAAGCAGTAG
- the LOC110656943 gene encoding protein Asterix isoform X1, whose amino-acid sequence MSSHNNSSSSPNDPRQPSAAKPYVPPMVLPQDLPVDYAGFIAVVFGVAGVMFRYKLCSWLAIIFCAQSLANMRNIENDLKQVSMASMFAIMGLVTNYLGPSRPSPQSQQK is encoded by the exons ATGTCATcacacaacaattcatcatctTCGCCGAACGATCCACGCCAGCCATCGGCGGCGAAGCCTTACGTGCCGCCGATGGTTTTGCCTCAAGATCTTCCCGTCGATTACGCTGGTTTCATCGCCGTTGTTTTCGGTGTTGCTGGCGTCATGTTCAGG TACAAGCTTTGCTCATGGCTTGCTATCATATTTTGTGCCCAATCACTTGCCAACATGAGAAATATTGAGAATGACCTGAAACAGGTTTCCATGGCCTCCAT GTTTGCAATCATGGGGTTGGTGACAAACTACTTGGGGCCTTCTCGACCCAGTCCACAATCACAACAGAAGTGA
- the LOC110656943 gene encoding protein Asterix isoform X2 has product MSSHNNSSSSPNDPRQPSAAKPYVPPMVLPQDLPVDYAGFIAVVFGVAGVMFRYKLCSWLAIIFCAQSLANMRNIENDLKQVSMASIDWRAKCRTTEVN; this is encoded by the exons ATGTCATcacacaacaattcatcatctTCGCCGAACGATCCACGCCAGCCATCGGCGGCGAAGCCTTACGTGCCGCCGATGGTTTTGCCTCAAGATCTTCCCGTCGATTACGCTGGTTTCATCGCCGTTGTTTTCGGTGTTGCTGGCGTCATGTTCAGG TACAAGCTTTGCTCATGGCTTGCTATCATATTTTGTGCCCAATCACTTGCCAACATGAGAAATATTGAGAATGACCTGAAACAGGTTTCCATGGCCTCCAT AGACTGGAGAGCAAAATGTAGGACAACAGAGGTCAACTAA